Proteins co-encoded in one Candidatus Thiodictyon syntrophicum genomic window:
- a CDS encoding sensor histidine kinase has translation MKGEDADRARRRLRLWLGAFFIALALPSAVLVYQAYDQLKWESFRAQQLVAEDFAARVDQRLSDLVRVEDARPVADYAFLVGESAPADHRSPLAELPVRAGPPGLMGWFQVAEDGRFSTPLVPEGAAAAAMAPADLAQRQALAARIEGILIGNRLVERGRPAGGPTGPAPPPIAAGSDAAANQSSVDSVVGAGGQLPSGLPPQAKSAASAKAQLPRERLSQRAFEQLGSRRADPAAPAMADSAADLDAPAVPVQGLGRVDELTLDAALAKRTAPVPATPRAQGPAASAPAGGGRGEAASVQSQRGLAASAARPEALAETARAPVAADKTKDERARAPLALFANRVEPFEVGLLGSGHFVLFRAVRQGGGRIIQGLLIEQGPFLTAVLGEPLRSSALGRTTDLIVALRDTVLTALRTASGRDYVASARELTGALLYRTRMREPFGGLELIFSVGRLPVPAGALVIGWVGGLLALVLVAGTWLMYRLGLKQIALVRQQQAFVSAVSHELKTPLTSIRLYAEMLRAGFADEDRRQVYYRYIQEESERLSRLIANVLALSRIGRDALTVSPQALDLAELMALVRERLASQVERAGFRLVVQCPAGGTVQADPDAFVQILINLVDNALKFAAQEAERTVEIRCEWPRDGWVRIAVRDFGPGVPRELRRRVFQLFYRGPEAGARAIPGTGIGLALVERLTLAMGGRVEVVEREPGAEFRVELPSGHSCGS, from the coding sequence ATGAAGGGCGAAGACGCCGATCGCGCACGCCGGCGCCTGCGCCTGTGGCTCGGGGCCTTTTTCATCGCGCTGGCCCTGCCCAGCGCGGTCCTGGTCTACCAGGCCTATGACCAGCTCAAATGGGAGTCCTTCCGGGCGCAGCAGTTGGTCGCCGAGGACTTCGCCGCCCGGGTCGATCAGCGCTTGAGTGACCTCGTGCGGGTGGAGGACGCCCGGCCGGTGGCGGACTACGCCTTTCTGGTCGGCGAGTCGGCGCCCGCGGACCATCGCTCACCGCTGGCGGAGCTGCCGGTGCGGGCCGGCCCCCCCGGTCTGATGGGCTGGTTCCAGGTGGCGGAGGACGGCCGCTTCAGCACCCCGCTGGTCCCCGAGGGCGCAGCCGCCGCGGCGATGGCGCCGGCGGATCTGGCGCAGCGCCAGGCGCTCGCCGCGCGTATCGAAGGGATATTGATCGGCAACCGGCTGGTCGAACGCGGGCGCCCCGCGGGCGGGCCGACGGGGCCGGCGCCGCCGCCCATCGCCGCGGGGTCCGACGCGGCGGCGAACCAGTCTTCGGTCGACTCGGTGGTGGGTGCGGGCGGGCAGTTGCCGTCCGGGCTGCCGCCGCAGGCCAAGTCGGCGGCCTCTGCCAAGGCGCAACTGCCCCGGGAACGCCTGTCCCAGCGCGCCTTCGAGCAACTCGGCAGCCGGCGGGCGGACCCCGCAGCGCCTGCCATGGCCGATTCCGCCGCTGACCTGGACGCGCCGGCCGTCCCGGTCCAGGGGCTCGGGCGGGTCGATGAGCTGACCCTGGACGCGGCCCTGGCCAAGCGCACCGCGCCGGTCCCGGCGACGCCCCGCGCCCAGGGGCCGGCAGCGTCGGCGCCCGCCGGGGGCGGCCGGGGCGAGGCGGCCTCAGTCCAGTCCCAACGCGGTCTCGCCGCGTCGGCCGCGCGCCCGGAGGCCCTCGCCGAGACCGCCCGCGCACCCGTGGCGGCGGACAAGACCAAGGATGAACGCGCCCGGGCGCCCCTGGCACTCTTTGCCAACCGGGTGGAGCCCTTTGAAGTGGGTTTGCTCGGCAGTGGCCATTTCGTCCTGTTCCGGGCCGTGCGGCAGGGCGGGGGGCGCATCATCCAGGGTCTCCTGATCGAGCAGGGGCCATTCCTTACTGCGGTCTTGGGCGAGCCCTTGCGGTCCAGCGCGCTCGGGCGCACCACCGACCTGATCGTCGCCTTGCGCGACACGGTCCTGACCGCGTTGCGCACCGCGTCGGGGCGCGACTATGTCGCCAGCGCCCGGGAACTGACCGGGGCCCTGCTCTATCGCACCCGGATGCGCGAACCCTTCGGCGGTCTGGAGCTCATCTTCAGCGTAGGCCGGCTGCCGGTCCCGGCGGGGGCCCTGGTGATCGGCTGGGTGGGCGGGCTGCTGGCCCTGGTGCTGGTGGCCGGGACCTGGCTCATGTACCGGCTGGGACTCAAGCAGATCGCGCTGGTGCGCCAGCAGCAGGCCTTCGTCTCCGCGGTGAGCCACGAGCTCAAGACCCCGCTGACCTCCATCCGCCTCTATGCGGAGATGCTGCGCGCCGGCTTCGCAGACGAGGACCGCCGTCAGGTCTATTACCGCTATATCCAAGAGGAGAGTGAGCGCCTCTCGCGGCTGATCGCCAATGTGCTGGCCCTGTCGCGGATCGGGCGCGACGCACTCACCGTCTCCCCCCAGGCGCTGGATCTCGCCGAGCTGATGGCCCTGGTGCGCGAGCGCCTCGCGTCCCAGGTCGAGCGGGCCGGGTTCCGGTTGGTCGTTCAGTGCCCGGCTGGCGGGACCGTCCAGGCCGATCCGGATGCCTTCGTCCAGATCCTGATCAATCTGGTGGACAACGCACTCAAGTTCGCCGCTCAGGAGGCCGAGCGGACGGTGGAGATCCGCTGCGAATGGCCCCGGGACGGCTGGGTGCGCATCGCCGTGCGCGACTTCGGCCCCGGGGTGCCGCGTGAGTTGCGCCGCCGCGTCTTCCAACTCTTCTACCGCGGCCCCGAGGCCGGGGCGCGCGCCATCCCCGGCACCGGCATCGGGCTTGCCCTCGTTGAGCGTCTGACGCTCGCCATGGGCGGGCGGGTGGAGGTGGTGGAGCGGGAGCCGGGGGCGGAGTTTCGGGTCGAGTTGCCTTCAGGGCATTCGTGCGGGTCTTGA
- a CDS encoding response regulator transcription factor: protein MPKRPRLLLIEDEEPIRVGLTDLFVFHGYEVQGAADGPSGLQLALSGTFDIILLDVMLPGLDGFTICDRIRAVDRVQPIILLTALGADEDIIRGLSLGADDYVAKPFSVAELVLRVQAVLRRAPGGAARAATLRLGDLTLDTVNLLGRRGALEVPFTRREVEILHYLAAHADRPVPRDELLTKVWGYSRGCGIETRTVDIHIAKLRRKIEPDPAAPRVLVTVRGVGYRLLVGAGAVPQ from the coding sequence ATGCCCAAACGCCCCCGCCTGCTGCTGATCGAGGACGAGGAGCCGATCCGGGTCGGGCTCACGGACCTCTTCGTCTTTCACGGCTACGAGGTCCAGGGTGCCGCGGACGGCCCGAGCGGGTTGCAGCTCGCCCTCTCCGGGACCTTCGATATCATCCTGTTGGACGTGATGCTGCCGGGCCTGGACGGCTTCACCATCTGCGACCGGATCAGGGCCGTGGACCGGGTGCAGCCCATCATCCTGCTGACCGCCCTGGGGGCGGACGAGGACATCATCCGCGGGCTCAGTCTCGGCGCGGACGACTATGTCGCCAAGCCCTTCTCGGTCGCGGAACTGGTGCTGCGCGTCCAGGCCGTGCTGCGCCGCGCCCCGGGCGGCGCGGCCCGGGCCGCGACCCTGCGGCTCGGCGATCTCACCCTCGACACCGTCAATCTGCTCGGGCGGCGCGGCGCCCTGGAGGTCCCCTTCACCCGCCGGGAGGTCGAGATCCTGCACTACCTGGCGGCCCATGCGGACCGCCCGGTCCCCCGCGACGAGCTCTTGACCAAGGTCTGGGGCTACTCCCGGGGCTGCGGCATCGAGACCCGTACCGTCGACATCCATATCGCCAAGCTGCGCCGCAAGATCGAGCCGGACCCGGCCGCCCCGCGGGTGTTGGTCACGGTGCGGGGCGTGGGGTATCGGCTCTTGGTCGGGGCTGGCGCCGTGCCGCAATGA